The Prevotella sp. E9-3 genome has a window encoding:
- a CDS encoding RNA methyltransferase, which yields MVSKNDIKRIKQLEQKKYRQREGLFVAEGPKVVGDLLRCGYQPTILFATSEWNDKSAFFDTKHSGNQLRTEIITNEELQKLSFLQHPQQVLAVFPIPQQSFPEPKGLCLALDGVQDPGNLGTIIRIADWFGIKNIYCSTDSADAWNPKVIQATMGSIARVNIYYCDLSIILCQTTLPVYGTLLDGNDLYQEELSTEGIIVMGNEGNGISQPIRKLINKKLLIPSYSHDDTAESLNVAIATAITCAEFRRRK from the coding sequence ATGGTTAGCAAGAACGATATAAAACGTATAAAACAGTTAGAGCAGAAAAAGTACCGCCAGCGTGAGGGGCTCTTTGTAGCTGAGGGACCAAAAGTTGTTGGCGACCTTCTGAGGTGCGGATATCAACCTACAATTCTTTTTGCCACAAGCGAATGGAATGACAAAAGTGCTTTTTTTGATACCAAACATAGCGGAAACCAATTAAGAACAGAGATAATTACTAATGAGGAACTTCAGAAATTAAGTTTCTTGCAGCATCCGCAACAGGTACTTGCCGTTTTTCCTATACCCCAACAGTCGTTTCCAGAACCTAAAGGACTTTGCTTAGCTCTCGATGGAGTTCAGGACCCAGGAAATTTAGGTACCATTATACGCATTGCCGATTGGTTTGGAATCAAAAACATTTACTGTTCAACCGATAGCGCCGATGCATGGAACCCAAAGGTTATTCAAGCAACAATGGGCAGCATCGCTCGGGTTAATATATACTATTGCGATTTAAGCATCATACTTTGTCAAACCACCCTGCCCGTCTATGGTACATTACTTGATGGTAATGACCTTTACCAAGAGGAACTGTCAACAGAAGGTATTATCGTTATGGGCAACGAGGGCAACGGAATCTCACAACCTATTCGCAAGCTCATCAATAAAAAGTTGCTCATCCCTAGTTATAGCCATGACGACACAGCAGAGAGTCTAAACGTTGCTATAGCAACAGCAATCACTTGTGCAGAATTTAGAAGAAGAAAATAA
- a CDS encoding transglycosylase SLT domain-containing protein — MKHYGIIILFLLLLSACKKRQQEPVVNPWGEETVDEDFDLDDIEQAGEMIALTISGPETYYDYRGIHLGVHTMLCQQLADSLGVRLRIELCRDTVELLSKLRNGDADIIVYPIFPSSSTSPGWKVADGKPQLKEMLEGWYNNGRMVAARKEEQRLLKSGGGVRRKVFAPMLNSEGGIISRYDGLFKRHCQPIKWDWRLMAAQCYQESTFDPNALSWVGARGLMQIMPSTADHLGLSREQLNQPEPNIAAAARYLKELEQSFSDVKNRRERQDFVLAAYNGGAHHVRDAMALAENEGHNPYRWKDVSIYVLKLSEPRYYQHPIVKYGYMRGSETVDYVQSIRQRYQHYCGVRSVSSGNSVPQKSQNAKHRSKYSL, encoded by the coding sequence TTGAAACATTACGGAATAATTATTCTTTTTCTTCTGCTCCTTTCAGCCTGCAAGAAACGTCAACAGGAACCTGTTGTCAATCCGTGGGGAGAAGAAACTGTGGATGAAGATTTTGACCTCGATGATATTGAGCAAGCAGGTGAAATGATTGCCTTAACCATATCAGGTCCTGAAACTTATTATGACTATCGTGGCATTCATCTTGGGGTTCATACAATGTTGTGTCAGCAACTTGCCGACTCATTGGGAGTTCGTCTGCGTATAGAACTGTGCCGCGACACAGTTGAATTGTTGTCTAAACTGCGGAATGGAGATGCTGATATCATAGTTTATCCAATTTTCCCATCTTCTTCAACATCACCAGGATGGAAGGTGGCTGACGGAAAACCTCAGTTAAAAGAGATGTTGGAGGGATGGTATAATAATGGACGAATGGTCGCAGCAAGAAAAGAGGAACAGCGATTGTTAAAGTCTGGAGGTGGTGTGAGGCGAAAAGTCTTTGCACCTATGTTGAATAGCGAAGGTGGCATAATTTCCCGATATGATGGTTTGTTTAAGCGTCATTGTCAACCAATTAAATGGGATTGGCGACTCATGGCAGCTCAATGTTACCAAGAGTCAACTTTCGACCCAAATGCTTTGTCATGGGTAGGTGCGAGAGGCCTCATGCAGATTATGCCTTCAACGGCAGATCATTTGGGATTATCACGTGAACAGCTCAATCAACCAGAACCAAATATCGCAGCAGCAGCTCGCTATTTGAAAGAATTGGAACAATCTTTTTCTGATGTCAAGAATCGACGTGAACGTCAGGATTTTGTTTTAGCGGCGTATAATGGTGGTGCTCATCATGTGCGTGATGCTATGGCTTTAGCAGAGAATGAAGGGCACAATCCATACAGATGGAAGGATGTTTCTATATATGTGCTTAAGCTAAGTGAGCCTCGCTATTATCAGCATCCGATTGTAAAATATGGTTATATGCGAGGCAGTGAAACTGTTGATTATGTTCAAAGCATACGTCAGAGGTATCAGCATTATTGTGGCGTACGATCGGTGTCATCAGGTAATTCAGTACCCCAAAAGTCTCAAAATGCAAAACATCGTAGTAAATATAGCCTCTGA
- the hisG gene encoding ATP phosphoribosyltransferase, translating to MLRIAVQSKGRLFDDTMNLLNEADIKVGASKRTLLVSAQNFPLEVLYLRDDDIPQSVATGVADLGVVGENEYEERGAEAEIIQRLGFSKCRLSLAIPKEIEYQGLSWFNGKTIATSYPVILQKFLKKNGINAEIHVITGSVEISPGIGLADAIFDIVSSGSTLVSNNLREVEVVMQSEALLIGHPGMSHEKREVLEQMLFRFEAVRQAEDKKYVRMNAPKSRLQEIISVLPGLKSPTVIPLADDEWCSVHTVLDEKRFWEIIGKLKEMGAQGILVTPIEKMIL from the coding sequence ATGTTAAGAATTGCCGTACAATCAAAAGGGCGCCTGTTCGATGACACAATGAACTTGCTGAACGAAGCAGATATTAAGGTCGGTGCCTCAAAACGTACATTGCTAGTCAGTGCCCAAAATTTTCCATTAGAAGTTCTTTATTTGCGCGATGACGATATTCCTCAGAGTGTGGCTACTGGCGTGGCCGATTTAGGTGTCGTTGGTGAAAATGAATATGAGGAACGTGGTGCTGAGGCTGAAATTATTCAACGTCTTGGCTTCTCAAAATGCCGTTTATCTTTGGCCATTCCCAAAGAAATAGAATATCAAGGTCTTTCATGGTTTAACGGTAAAACTATTGCTACAAGCTATCCCGTCATTCTCCAGAAGTTTTTGAAAAAGAATGGCATTAACGCTGAGATTCATGTTATCACTGGTTCGGTTGAGATTAGCCCAGGTATTGGTTTGGCCGATGCCATTTTCGATATCGTGAGCAGTGGCTCAACACTTGTTAGCAATAACCTACGTGAGGTAGAAGTAGTAATGCAGAGCGAAGCTTTGCTCATTGGACACCCCGGCATGTCGCATGAAAAGCGTGAAGTATTGGAACAGATGTTATTCCGCTTTGAAGCTGTTCGCCAGGCAGAAGACAAGAAATATGTACGCATGAATGCCCCTAAGTCTCGTTTACAAGAAATCATCAGCGTTTTACCAGGCTTAAAGAGTCCTACAGTAATTCCTCTTGCCGATGATGAATGGTGCTCTGTTCACACAGTGCTCGACGAGAAACGTTTCTGGGAAATTATCGGAAAACTGAAAGAGATGGGTGCGCAAGGTATTTTGGTAACGCCTATTGAAAAAATGATTCTTTAA
- the hisD gene encoding histidinol dehydrogenase, giving the protein MNIIKNPSRSDWAKIIERPHLDISQLNSTVSSVLADVKSRGDEAVKEYEEKFDHVNLSSIAVTEEEMKEAETLVSEDLEQAIRLAHFNIKKFHESQRFKGEKVETGPGITCWQKSVAIERVGLYIPGGTAPLFSTVLMLATPAKIAGCKEIVLCTPPNREGKVNPAILVAAKTAGVSKIFKAGGVQAIGAMAYGTASVPKVFKIFGPGNQYVMAAKQQVSLHDAAIDMPAGPSEVCVIADETANAEFVAADLLSQAEHGIDSQVLLITTSEDMLFQVKAEVERQLELLPRKEIAARTLENSQLVLVENENEAIELSNFYAPEHLILQTKNFEQMAEQVVNAGSVFLGKYACESAGDYASGTNHTLPTHGYATAYSGVNLDSYCRKITFQHLTEEGVHHIGHAVELMAEAEQLDAHKNAMTVRIKSLK; this is encoded by the coding sequence ATGAACATTATAAAAAACCCGTCAAGGAGTGATTGGGCAAAAATAATTGAACGCCCCCACTTGGATATATCTCAATTAAATTCGACTGTTTCTTCCGTATTGGCCGATGTCAAATCACGAGGCGACGAGGCTGTCAAAGAATACGAGGAGAAATTCGACCACGTAAATCTTTCTTCTATTGCCGTTACCGAGGAAGAGATGAAAGAAGCCGAGACACTTGTCAGCGAAGATTTGGAACAAGCCATTCGATTGGCTCACTTCAACATCAAGAAGTTTCATGAGTCTCAGCGTTTTAAAGGCGAGAAAGTTGAAACCGGACCAGGTATTACTTGCTGGCAGAAAAGTGTTGCCATCGAACGTGTAGGTCTTTATATTCCTGGTGGTACTGCCCCACTCTTTTCAACTGTTCTGATGTTAGCGACCCCTGCTAAAATTGCCGGTTGCAAGGAAATTGTACTATGCACCCCTCCCAATCGTGAAGGCAAAGTAAATCCTGCCATATTGGTAGCAGCCAAGACAGCAGGTGTTAGCAAAATATTCAAAGCAGGCGGTGTTCAAGCAATAGGTGCAATGGCCTATGGAACAGCTTCCGTGCCAAAAGTCTTTAAGATTTTTGGACCTGGCAACCAATATGTTATGGCAGCAAAGCAACAAGTTAGCCTACACGATGCTGCTATTGATATGCCTGCAGGCCCAAGCGAAGTATGTGTTATTGCTGACGAAACTGCTAATGCAGAGTTTGTTGCTGCCGATTTACTCTCACAAGCTGAGCACGGTATCGACTCACAAGTATTGCTTATCACCACTTCCGAGGACATGCTCTTTCAGGTAAAAGCCGAAGTAGAGCGTCAGCTTGAGCTTCTTCCACGCAAAGAAATTGCAGCCAGGACACTTGAGAACAGTCAATTGGTATTGGTAGAAAATGAAAATGAAGCAATCGAGCTGTCAAATTTCTATGCCCCTGAGCACCTAATTCTCCAAACGAAGAATTTTGAACAAATGGCTGAGCAAGTGGTCAATGCCGGTAGTGTATTCTTAGGCAAATATGCCTGTGAGAGTGCAGGTGATTACGCAAGCGGAACTAACCATACCTTACCCACTCATGGATATGCTACCGCCTATAGTGGTGTTAATTTGGATAGTTATTGCAGAAAAATCACCTTCCAACACCTCACAGAGGAAGGTGTTCACCATATTGGTCATGCTGTTGAATTGATGGCTGAAGCTGAACAACTTGACGCACATAAGAATGCGATGACTGTAAGAATCAAGTCATTGAAATAA
- the hisC gene encoding histidinol-phosphate transaminase, with translation MKSLQDLTRPNIWSLAPYSSARNEYAGKTARVFLDANENPYNAPLNRYPDPLQEELKVALAGVKGVPAENIFLGNGSDEAIDLPYRCFCEPGKDNVVAIEPTYGMYKVCADINNVEYRPVLLDEHFQFSAQQLLDACDEHTKLIWLCSPNNPTGNNLQREEIVKVIEQFEGIVIVDEAYSDFSRQKSFRHELAQHPNLIVLNTMSKAWGCAAIRLGMAFASTEIIALFNKVKYPYNVNLLTQQKALEVVKDKYEVEKWVSTILQERSRLMEAFRMLPICKEVYPSDANFFLARMTDAQAIYNYLVDLGIIVRNRSRIQLCQNCLRVTIGTRTENNELVGALRQYK, from the coding sequence ATGAAGAGTTTACAAGATCTTACAAGGCCCAACATATGGTCTCTTGCCCCCTACAGTAGTGCACGAAATGAGTATGCAGGCAAGACCGCTCGAGTATTTCTTGATGCCAACGAGAATCCTTACAATGCTCCGCTCAACCGTTATCCAGATCCTTTACAAGAGGAACTGAAAGTAGCTTTAGCTGGCGTTAAGGGTGTTCCGGCTGAGAATATTTTCTTGGGCAATGGAAGCGATGAGGCCATCGACCTCCCCTATCGATGTTTCTGTGAGCCAGGCAAGGACAATGTCGTAGCCATCGAGCCTACATACGGCATGTATAAGGTATGCGCTGATATCAATAATGTTGAGTATCGTCCAGTCCTTCTCGATGAGCACTTTCAGTTTTCAGCACAACAATTATTAGACGCCTGCGATGAGCATACCAAACTTATTTGGCTTTGTTCTCCTAATAACCCCACAGGTAACAACCTGCAACGAGAAGAAATAGTTAAAGTCATCGAGCAGTTTGAAGGTATCGTCATTGTTGATGAAGCATATAGTGACTTCTCTCGTCAGAAATCTTTTCGTCATGAACTGGCTCAGCATCCCAACCTCATTGTACTGAACACAATGAGTAAAGCATGGGGATGTGCTGCTATTCGTTTAGGTATGGCCTTTGCATCAACTGAGATTATTGCACTTTTCAACAAAGTGAAATACCCTTACAACGTAAACCTTCTGACACAACAAAAAGCACTTGAAGTAGTGAAAGACAAATACGAAGTTGAAAAATGGGTAAGCACAATCCTTCAAGAGCGTAGCCGACTGATGGAAGCATTCCGAATGCTTCCTATTTGCAAAGAGGTCTATCCCAGCGATGCTAATTTCTTCTTGGCAAGAATGACGGATGCACAGGCTATTTATAATTACCTTGTTGACCTGGGAATCATCGTTCGTAACCGATCACGCATTCAACTATGCCAGAATTGTCTGCGCGTAACCATTGGCACTCGAACCGAGAACAATGAATTAGTTGGTGCTTTGCGCCAATACAAATAA
- a CDS encoding polyphosphate polymerase domain-containing protein, with the protein MPIDTIIQTFDPITLAEMKSVKLMNRTDTKFVTTLPMLEELLKMAQGDYYAQVIDGERNMLYDTTYFDTHDYGMYQEHQTGHTNRQKIRFRTYVSSNLQFMEIKTKNNHGRTKKKRIEVADMDLHDETKRQFIDEHLHFSADDLIPHMHNYFHRITLVNHAKTERLTIDTALEFNNIQTNTHREMGKLVIIELKRDGLVFSPVLEMLRKLRIHPHGFSKYCMGAALTNNQLPINRFKPKLHDVEKLLNLYL; encoded by the coding sequence ATGCCAATTGATACTATCATACAAACTTTTGACCCTATCACTCTGGCTGAGATGAAGAGTGTGAAGTTAATGAACCGTACCGATACAAAGTTTGTCACTACTCTTCCAATGCTTGAGGAACTTCTGAAAATGGCACAAGGCGATTATTATGCCCAAGTCATTGATGGCGAGCGTAACATGCTTTACGACACCACATATTTTGACACTCACGATTATGGCATGTATCAAGAGCACCAAACAGGACATACCAACCGACAGAAAATACGTTTTCGCACCTACGTCAGCTCAAATCTTCAATTCATGGAAATCAAGACTAAAAACAACCACGGTCGAACCAAGAAAAAGCGAATTGAAGTAGCAGATATGGACCTTCATGATGAAACAAAACGACAGTTCATCGATGAACATCTCCATTTTAGTGCCGATGACCTGATTCCACACATGCACAATTATTTCCACCGTATCACATTAGTAAATCATGCCAAAACGGAACGTCTTACCATTGACACGGCATTGGAATTTAACAACATACAAACCAATACACATCGTGAAATGGGTAAATTGGTTATTATTGAGTTAAAACGTGATGGGCTCGTATTTTCACCTGTACTCGAAATGCTCCGAAAACTTAGGATTCATCCTCATGGATTTAGCAAATATTGCATGGGGGCGGCATTGACAAACAATCAGCTCCCCATCAATCGCTTTAAGCCGAAACTCCATGATGTAGAGAAATTATTAAATTTATACCTCTAA
- a CDS encoding DUF4956 domain-containing protein, with amino-acid sequence MDTLFSADFSSTLIRFLICIVVNWGIIHFLYYRKSHRNDFYFTFMLMTVAIFFLVYFMMGMDRGKATMGVGLGLFGIFSIMRYRTDAMPVREMTYLFLIVCLAVVHAMAEDFGELVIVDILTVASIIACERRFHVHATKLIQYDRIELIKPEKREELINDLETRTGLKIMKVEVGGIDFLKDSVVLRVTYDADINNTVDNQFTVRKSQWREV; translated from the coding sequence ATGGATACATTATTCTCAGCCGATTTCAGTAGCACATTAATCAGATTCCTTATCTGTATTGTTGTTAACTGGGGAATCATTCATTTTCTCTATTACCGTAAAAGTCACCGTAACGACTTCTATTTCACTTTCATGCTCATGACAGTAGCAATCTTCTTCCTTGTTTATTTCATGATGGGAATGGATAGAGGAAAAGCTACGATGGGCGTCGGCTTAGGCCTGTTTGGCATCTTCTCAATTATGCGTTATCGTACTGATGCAATGCCAGTACGTGAAATGACCTACCTGTTTCTCATTGTCTGTTTAGCCGTTGTTCATGCAATGGCTGAAGATTTTGGTGAGCTTGTCATTGTCGATATTCTTACTGTTGCTTCAATTATTGCTTGTGAAAGACGTTTCCATGTACATGCAACGAAACTTATTCAGTATGACCGTATCGAACTTATCAAACCAGAGAAAAGAGAGGAGCTTATCAATGATCTTGAGACACGTACAGGTTTGAAAATCATGAAAGTTGAAGTTGGTGGAATCGACTTTCTCAAAGATTCTGTAGTTCTGCGCGTCACCTACGATGCCGACATAAACAATACTGTTGATAACCAGTTTACTGTAAGAAAATCACAATGGAGAGAAGTCTGA
- a CDS encoding DUF2490 domain-containing protein, with protein MERSLTLLLFITLIGMPYTKAQTNDFGAWYELGAEKKISRNWNIGAETELRTRNNSRTLDRWSMGINAEYKLFKGLKVSAGYNFLYDNNVEEFDFKKDGLRPNKWTPSYWGVRHRFSVALTGSTTLGRLGISLRERWQYTYRPEVNGKKYDFDNETWTSIKGKGKNVLRSRLKIGYDFPHWKFDPIAGFEIFNDKNGIQKTRYQIGTEYKYQKHHVFSLGYYFQNVNENDDDGDLNSHIISVGYKYKF; from the coding sequence ATGGAGAGAAGTCTGACACTTTTACTTTTCATTACACTCATAGGCATGCCCTATACCAAAGCTCAAACGAATGACTTTGGCGCATGGTATGAGCTTGGTGCAGAGAAAAAAATTTCTCGCAACTGGAATATTGGTGCCGAAACAGAATTGCGCACACGCAATAATTCTCGGACTTTAGACCGTTGGAGCATGGGTATTAATGCAGAATACAAGTTATTCAAAGGCTTAAAAGTTTCTGCAGGCTACAATTTCCTCTATGACAACAACGTAGAAGAATTTGATTTCAAGAAAGACGGTCTTCGTCCAAACAAGTGGACTCCCAGCTATTGGGGAGTTCGCCATCGTTTCAGTGTTGCATTGACTGGCAGTACAACTCTGGGGCGCCTCGGTATTTCCTTGCGTGAGCGTTGGCAGTACACCTATCGTCCAGAAGTCAATGGAAAGAAATACGACTTTGACAACGAGACCTGGACATCCATTAAAGGCAAAGGAAAAAATGTTCTTCGCAGCCGACTGAAGATAGGATACGATTTCCCTCACTGGAAGTTTGATCCAATTGCAGGATTTGAAATATTCAACGATAAGAATGGTATCCAGAAAACCCGTTATCAGATTGGTACAGAGTATAAATACCAAAAGCATCATGTTTTCTCTCTTGGCTACTATTTTCAAAATGTAAATGAAAACGATGATGACGGCGATTTGAACAGTCACATCATCAGTGTTGGCTACAAGTACAAATTCTGA
- a CDS encoding carbohydrate-binding domain-containing protein: MKKTYLFLTIAFGIMSCVNDDKYDWDNDFADKTTTDTLNIGITYNGTSVSVSGDDAGFVSINGSDVTVRSNTNKFLMLTLSGTTTDGSLLIFSWKKVGVLLNGVSITNADGPAINNQCGKSFYVITKEGTTNSLTDGINYADAPITDEGDTIDQKATLFSEGQIYFGGAGTLNIYSNSRNGVASDDYIIFESGTVNINVLSTGSNGIKVNDGFTITGGTLNIDVKADGARGIKNDSFTTINGGITTIKTSGDCKIESTDGITDTTSCAGIKCDSLFTMTSGSLNLLSTGDGGKGLNCSQDIKINGGIFVAETTGSNRIGKPKAVKSDTGIILSGGSFEAKTDKSWACDNGYENDAESESEIAKKRVTIIGEPTTKILNKKEVKVVF, encoded by the coding sequence ATGAAAAAAACATATCTATTCTTGACGATTGCATTTGGCATCATGTCATGCGTAAATGATGACAAATACGATTGGGATAATGATTTTGCCGATAAAACGACCACCGACACATTGAACATCGGCATCACATACAATGGCACCAGTGTCAGCGTATCTGGCGACGATGCTGGCTTCGTAAGTATCAACGGATCAGATGTTACGGTAAGATCCAACACAAACAAATTCTTGATGCTTACGTTGAGTGGCACCACGACGGATGGATCACTACTCATTTTCAGTTGGAAGAAAGTCGGAGTCCTTCTCAATGGTGTCAGCATTACAAATGCCGATGGTCCTGCCATTAACAACCAATGTGGAAAGTCATTTTATGTAATTACCAAAGAAGGAACCACCAACTCCCTTACTGACGGTATCAACTATGCTGATGCCCCTATTACGGACGAGGGAGATACTATAGACCAGAAAGCTACGCTATTTAGTGAAGGTCAGATTTATTTTGGTGGAGCAGGTACCCTGAACATTTATAGTAATTCAAGAAATGGTGTTGCCAGTGATGACTATATCATTTTTGAGAGTGGCACTGTCAATATTAATGTTTTATCAACCGGTTCGAATGGCATTAAAGTTAACGATGGCTTTACAATCACTGGTGGCACATTGAACATCGATGTAAAAGCCGATGGTGCCCGTGGTATCAAAAATGATTCTTTTACCACTATCAATGGAGGAATCACGACTATCAAAACTTCAGGAGACTGCAAGATAGAAAGCACTGATGGCATTACCGATACAACCTCATGTGCGGGAATCAAGTGTGACAGTCTTTTCACAATGACATCCGGTTCACTAAATCTTCTTAGTACTGGTGATGGAGGAAAAGGACTGAACTGTTCGCAAGATATTAAGATCAATGGTGGTATTTTTGTTGCTGAAACTACAGGCTCAAACAGAATCGGCAAGCCTAAAGCCGTAAAAAGCGATACAGGTATTATCCTTAGTGGAGGATCATTCGAGGCAAAAACTGATAAAAGCTGGGCCTGCGACAATGGTTATGAAAACGATGCTGAAAGTGAATCAGAAATAGCAAAAAAGCGAGTTACCATCATTGGTGAACCGACAACTAAAATACTTAATAAAAAAGAAGTAAAAGTAGTTTTTTAA
- a CDS encoding glycoside hydrolase family 25 protein has product MPANRNTSKGRRAKSSKHKQPGILLRLFHRMPRWSFWLGVVAIMVVYVWAFYYFFVSPFGFRWRALYGDTSLPQGYEIHGIDISHYQGDINWAMLRSQGQIDRCPIRFVMIKATEGASRIDPKFKNNFEQSLEHGFTRGAYHFYSVHSPAKDQANFFIKNVNLQQGDLPPVLDVEHKPKGQSDDEFKNSVLEWLNLVEKHYGVKPIIYTYYKFKMQYLSDREFDQYPYWIAHYYVDSVEYQGDWKFWQHTDVGKLPGIKGYVDFNIYNGSYYDLRQLTIGSRETIGVEAYKEKN; this is encoded by the coding sequence ATGCCAGCAAATAGGAATACTTCAAAAGGAAGACGAGCTAAGTCATCTAAGCATAAACAACCAGGGATATTATTGAGACTATTTCATAGGATGCCTCGTTGGTCTTTTTGGCTGGGGGTAGTTGCCATAATGGTTGTCTATGTTTGGGCGTTTTATTATTTCTTCGTTTCTCCTTTCGGTTTTCGTTGGCGTGCTCTCTATGGTGATACATCTTTGCCTCAAGGCTATGAAATTCATGGCATAGATATATCACATTATCAGGGAGATATTAATTGGGCGATGTTGCGTAGTCAAGGGCAAATAGACCGTTGTCCTATCAGATTCGTCATGATAAAAGCTACCGAAGGGGCTAGTCGTATTGATCCTAAGTTTAAGAATAATTTTGAACAGTCGCTCGAACATGGCTTTACCAGAGGAGCATACCATTTCTATAGTGTTCACTCTCCAGCAAAAGATCAGGCTAATTTCTTTATTAAAAACGTGAATCTTCAACAAGGTGATTTGCCACCGGTACTGGATGTTGAGCATAAACCGAAAGGACAATCAGATGACGAATTCAAAAATAGCGTGCTGGAGTGGTTGAATCTTGTTGAAAAGCACTATGGTGTCAAACCAATCATCTATACCTATTATAAGTTTAAGATGCAATATCTTTCGGATAGGGAATTTGACCAATATCCTTATTGGATAGCACATTACTATGTGGATAGTGTGGAATATCAAGGTGACTGGAAATTCTGGCAGCATACAGATGTAGGTAAATTGCCAGGCATTAAGGGATATGTTGATTTCAATATTTATAATGGTTCCTATTACGACTTACGCCAATTGACCATCGGAAGCCGAGAGACAATTGGCGTAGAAGCGTATAAAGAGAAAAATTGA